One Eisenibacter elegans DSM 3317 genomic window, CCCCAGCGCGATTTGAGTTGCTCTACCTTGTCGAGGTAGCCACGGTTGCCATCGGCAAACATAGAACCCGAAAAGCAAGCATCGGCCACCAGAAAGGTATGGCGTGAATCGATGGCACGGATATAATTCAAGATATTGGTGTTGGGGATATAGGTCGACACCTGCCCGATTTTGCCGTCGTAAGGAATCCAGTAACCCTCATCAAACGACGCGTCGTAGAAACCGTGTCCTGAGAAGTAAATCATCAGATTGTCATTAGGGCCAATAGAGGCTTTCAGTTTTTCAAACATTGCCCGAATACGTTCAGCAGTTACGTTGTCATCATATATTTCGTACACATTTTTGGGATCAAAACGATATCGTTTGACCAAGGCACTCTTGACATCATTGGCATCTTTCACCGCATTTTTGAGGGGCTTCCAGTAGGTGTATTTGTCCACTGCGATGATGAGCAAGTAGTTGGTTGCGTCGGCCATCAAGTCATAGAGGTTATCGAGGTTTTCTTCTGTCTTGAGATAAGACAGGTCGAAGCTCATACTAGGCGTATCAATGTGTTGGGTATTAATTTTCTCTTTCTTAGGCTTTTTTTTCTGCGCTTGTAAGGGCATCGCCCAACAACCCACCAACAACAACACAAAAAACCAGATATTGTACTTTTTCATCTCTTTAAGTGGTTTAAGTTTTATTTGAATAGCCCTGTGTATTTCCAGTGTTTACTCCAATTCGGCATTGATACGCACCAACCATACCTGTGAGCCATTGGCGGCTTGTCGGCTACCGATGATGAGGTACTGGTCTACACCATTGCGGTAAATACGAAAAGCTTGTTCGTTACGTCGGCTTCCCAAGAGGCGCACCTTGCCCAACTGCCCTTCGGCAGTGTATTGTCCTACTAGCAAATCACTCCCACTCAGGGGGTTGCTATGTGTGCCCAAGGTGATAATTCGCTGCCCTGAGGCTTGTGCTGCGTCATAAAAAGCTTCTCTAAAAAGCCGTAGTTGTTCTTGCCATATTTCGGTACTACCTCCATTACTGATTTTGGACAAGAAGGCATTGGTCGAATCTGCCGAAATATCTTGTTCATTGGGCACAACAAAGCCCGATAGCAGGAAATTGAAATCGCCCAATTCGCGAATAGACAAGGCCTTGCCGCGTAGTTCAAGCCGTCTGTTCCAAGAGAGTTGGCCATCAGACGAATACCGAATCAGCATGGGGTTGCTGCCTTCATTGGCGGCAATGGCAATACCACCATCAGAGGTAAAGATAGCATCGGTGGCGTTCCAAGTATTGCCCTCCAGCTCCGACTCGGCTAGTTGACCATTGGCCTCATAGACAGTAAACCAGACAGAAGAGCGTCCACGGTCTTCTACAGAGCCAATCACGATATACTCATTGTTGAGTTCTTTTACACGGCTGAAGGCCTCGCGTCTTGTGGTGGTGGCCACAGTCCTGCGCCATACTTCTTGGCCGTTGGCATTGATTTTCAGGATGAATGCATCTGTATCGACAGCATCGTAGAAGTAATACCCCACGACTACAAAGCCGCCGTCGGTCGTGGCGATGATGTCTTGGGGGAAGAGCTGCCCGCTGGCGATATTGGTAAAATTACGTGTCCAGACAGCCTCTAAGTTATTGTTAAGCCTGAAGAGCACCAAGCCATTGACATTGCGTTTGGCCGCTATGACCACCCCTCCGCCGGGGAGCAAGGCTGCGGCATAGCCTACATCTTGGCTGCCGTTGAGGTTGGGCAAAACAGTTTGGTTGGCAGGGTCTATCAAGGCAGGGAGCACCCGTATCACGCGGGTGGCGGTATCTTGTGTAATGCCGTCGGCCTTGGTAGCGACCATCCGAACGGTATAATTGCCTATGGCAGTGTATACGTGACGTGGCTCGGCTTCAGTGCTTTGGGTTTGATCTCCAAAATCCCACGAGAAGCTGCGGGCTACTTCGGTAGCCGCCTGCCGAAATCGGACAGTATCGCCCAAAAAAATCAGGTTAGCCGAGGTTTCGATACCAGCCTGAAGTGGTATGAAGGGAATCTCTGTCAAAGGACGGCAGTTGTAGAGTAACAGCCCTATCAAGAGGGTCGACAGTAAGTGAAGTATCGTATTTGTTCTCATATCAAAAGCGTCAGACGCTTATTTTTCTCAGAAAGGAGTTGATAGTTAAAATTTCCAAACCAGCAGTAGGCCATTGTCTTGGTAAGGACCCATATATGGCTGGACATTTGGCCTGAAGCGCTGCCAGCCTTGGTTGTGAGCGGTATTGCCATCGGCATTGTCAGTATTTTTGGGGAAATACTTTTTGCGATTTTGTCGACCTTTGAGGTATACCCCCACCACATCACCGAGCCATATCGCTGCGCTGGCAATAAGCAAGGCATTGCCAGTACGGTCGAGGCTATTGGCTTGTCTGAAGAGGCGGCGGTGCTCTTCTTCGGTGTTGGGCACACGGTCAGTATAGTTACGATAACGTTGGCGGGCAATGAGTTTTGTCCCCAAGCCGGCTCCCAGCAGCCCATATGTAGCCACCCCGATGCCGGCATAGTTATAGCCATTGCGGACGGCAGCATCGCCCAAGCCCGGTATCAGTAGCGACCAGAGGGCGTTGATTTCAGTGCCTTTGGCCTCCTTAGGGATTTCGGTCGCCTCGATACGGAAGCTGATATTTTCACCATTGAAGTAGGGGTTATCTTTCAGAAAAGCCCAACGAACCTCCTTGCCACTGCCTACAAAGGTACTATCGCCCGTATCGCCTTCGAGCGCCCGCAGCGGTCCTTTGAAGGAGTTTCCGTTGTTGTTGGAGTAGTAAAGGCGCGTGATGTAGGCGCGTCGTTTGCTGCCGTGAAGGTCGTAGCGTATCCGAATGATATTGTCTTCGGGCAATAACTCTGCACCACCAAACTTCACTTTCAGAGGTGGAGAATAAAGGCTGTATTGTAAATTTTGAGCTTGCAGGGATAAGCAGGTGCTCAATAAAAGCACGAGTCCGAAGGTCAGCCTGCCAAGGTGTGTGTAGTGGTGTTGCATAGGTAAAAAGGCGAAATCTTGCGTGGGCAATAAT contains:
- a CDS encoding caspase family protein; protein product: MKKYNIWFFVLLLVGCWAMPLQAQKKKPKKEKINTQHIDTPSMSFDLSYLKTEENLDNLYDLMADATNYLLIIAVDKYTYWKPLKNAVKDANDVKSALVKRYRFDPKNVYEIYDDNVTAERIRAMFEKLKASIGPNDNLMIYFSGHGFYDASFDEGYWIPYDGKIGQVSTYIPNTNILNYIRAIDSRHTFLVADACFSGSMFADGNRGYLDKVEQLKSRWGLSSGNVEFVSDGKEGENSPFARYLLKFLNENLKDRFSVTELIQYVKVAVADNTDQTPIGNPLKNVGNEGGEFVFYLK
- a CDS encoding PKD domain-containing protein → MRTNTILHLLSTLLIGLLLYNCRPLTEIPFIPLQAGIETSANLIFLGDTVRFRQAATEVARSFSWDFGDQTQSTEAEPRHVYTAIGNYTVRMVATKADGITQDTATRVIRVLPALIDPANQTVLPNLNGSQDVGYAAALLPGGGVVIAAKRNVNGLVLFRLNNNLEAVWTRNFTNIASGQLFPQDIIATTDGGFVVVGYYFYDAVDTDAFILKINANGQEVWRRTVATTTRREAFSRVKELNNEYIVIGSVEDRGRSSVWFTVYEANGQLAESELEGNTWNATDAIFTSDGGIAIAANEGSNPMLIRYSSDGQLSWNRRLELRGKALSIRELGDFNFLLSGFVVPNEQDISADSTNAFLSKISNGGSTEIWQEQLRLFREAFYDAAQASGQRIITLGTHSNPLSGSDLLVGQYTAEGQLGKVRLLGSRRNEQAFRIYRNGVDQYLIIGSRQAANGSQVWLVRINAELE